In Methylovirgula sp., a single genomic region encodes these proteins:
- a CDS encoding DUF2497 domain-containing protein, whose protein sequence is MEEILASIRRIIADDHAAPPQAAAEPLMPASPPEIAPEPPLITEAPIELTRDYEAERVEGWTDIPAAPQPAPAEPTPPLRSGFDFVPGREYRPLAARTPVAERPAFSREAAPRPVESPVERRENPRRLAPGPRSAPSTSVASPAPVVTEEALVSPATDAMVSQAFNTLIASRFLQSNDVLGEMVRDMLKPMLKAWLDDNLPILVERLVRTEIERVARGGR, encoded by the coding sequence ATGGAAGAGATTCTTGCCTCGATCCGTCGCATCATCGCCGACGACCATGCAGCGCCGCCGCAAGCTGCGGCCGAGCCGTTGATGCCGGCCTCGCCGCCCGAGATCGCACCAGAGCCACCGCTCATTACTGAGGCGCCGATTGAATTGACGCGGGATTATGAGGCCGAGCGGGTCGAAGGCTGGACGGATATTCCGGCCGCGCCACAGCCCGCGCCCGCGGAACCGACACCGCCGCTCCGCAGCGGTTTCGATTTTGTCCCGGGGCGCGAATATCGTCCGCTAGCGGCGCGTACGCCCGTTGCCGAGCGTCCGGCTTTTTCGCGCGAGGCTGCGCCGCGCCCTGTAGAGTCGCCGGTCGAGCGCCGGGAGAATCCACGCCGCCTGGCGCCGGGTCCGCGCTCCGCGCCGTCAACTTCAGTTGCATCTCCGGCTCCGGTCGTGACGGAGGAGGCGCTCGTATCGCCGGCCACCGACGCCATGGTCTCCCAAGCGTTCAATACGCTGATCGCCAGCCGTTTCCTGCAATCGAACGATGTGCTTGGCGAAATGGTGCGCGATATGCTCAAGCCCATGCTCAAGGCCTGGCTCGACGACAATCTGCCGATTCTTGTGGAACGGTTAGTCCGCACCGAAATCGAGCGCGTCGCGCGCGGCGGCCGCTGA